Proteins from a genomic interval of Paenibacillus sp. FSL H8-0048:
- a CDS encoding SpaA isopeptide-forming pilin-related protein translates to MKKKTIGAWLVVVMLITQFANGFGFMTKVKADGTDSIITSVTMAVYENGTQVTDSVYKLDSEVKVGLTFKLPVTDPDTGAHGYKGGDTFVYQLPSQLAIDKNYSGKLLYDGVESGSIGTYAVGTDNKVVLTFNSEIEGLFNVGGTFNVTSKLSSTKVTGTTTQELLFPIAGNLNNTIVIKVHPKGGTSITKDGIPQPQKYNPSSILWTVDVNTVQDEVYKAVVTDSLLAGLELDLSSIEVYKLAVDVQGNTSQQGKISSDQYDASGSTASSLNLKFTNTITDAYRVKFSTKITDTAVKSFTNTAKLTGEGIDKSSSKTVDIVRGLPLKKTAGNFDPADETIPWEIQFNYNEQTITSANAVLLDYFNDSQKLVEGSLVVYKIQLDQDGKEVGSGTPINEGPDYTLTSPLTDKTGKTGFKLQFNNDINTAYKIKYKTKVKDRVYGYTETIRNDVTYNGETKWATRDINQRIVEKKVADVDYLNKTVKWTIEVNKDSKVMKNLVLKDTFDNGGLKLIEPITITSTPAINSSDYTITPNGTDYAQGAGFTITFSKAIDKPFTVTYSTSFDYYKLQSGATSFKNTAQLDWKDANDKDHTIKGDATFNPRDEVKNNGKKTGVYDVNTKQLTWTVGANYNKRVLAAGATLVDTIPEGQKATSVTAVVYKMNYGKDGEHTKGAVIDASEYTLNVTDTKLTVKFKDPVDYAFYVVFSTEFIGSDVNKEQVKNTATLYDKDNKAVSEPLEVTVTIPKGGQYVAKGFTQDNNDQTLLNWKVVINANQSVVKNVKLVDKPSANQVLLPDSFHLFETTVDQQGNAGNQGYELKKDVDYTLTFKTGTDGKESFELVFLNTISKPYILTYQTVVTEAGNNVQLKNEISFSGDGVSQITKPVTSDKSIQIVDTSGTGSGVKGSLIVTKTNQAGDEKLKGAEFALSRIIGTELKETQKQTSAEDGTLTFTNLKAGKYVLKETKAPVGYSLDSSEIKVTINSSTAVQLTVKNDFFGSLKLTKMDVNDSSKKLEGAVFELFNSQGALVGTKTTDAKGELEFTKLKGGEYTLKEKTAPAGYVLDSKVINVTIDPSQEKKVTVTNALIPAEVFGSLKITKIAQEDAGKKLKDAEFGLYDSTKKLVTSGKTDADGVLEFKSLKLGTYTLKELTAPVGYVLDETEHTVTIDSGVQKILAPITNKQIPAEVFGSLKLTKVAEQDTSKKLEGAEFALYDSAKKLVASGKTDADGVLEFKSLKLGTYTLKELTAPAGYVLNATEQTVTINSGVQKVLAPITNKLIPVEILGSLKVTKVAGEDTNKKLAGAEFGLYDSAKKLVVSGKTDANGELVFTSLKLGNYILKEITAPEGYVLSVTEHPVTIDSGVQKVLLPITNQKVTTPPAESTPTPTPVTPTATPKPVTEPTATPVPTSPPVYYTPTPVPSSIPGVIGTPTPTPSVTPAPTATPAASSTPGVTATPQVTPAVTPEQPGTVSTPTPQATQVTTIEEVPIDGEIPLGGIPSIGEEPAHGTVTITPDGKWTYTPDPGYTGKDKFTIVVTDEDGNEEEITIEVGVDEVPKGTVTEPTDKGNNSGLPGKLPQTGEESPLPLYLTGGGLIILGFVLSRRFNARKKM, encoded by the coding sequence ATGAAGAAAAAGACGATAGGCGCCTGGTTGGTTGTTGTAATGCTCATTACACAGTTTGCCAACGGTTTCGGGTTCATGACCAAGGTTAAGGCAGATGGGACGGACAGTATCATCACCAGTGTTACGATGGCCGTGTATGAGAATGGCACACAGGTCACGGATAGTGTCTATAAGCTTGATTCGGAGGTTAAAGTAGGCTTGACCTTCAAGCTTCCAGTAACGGACCCTGATACTGGGGCACATGGCTACAAGGGTGGAGATACATTCGTATATCAGTTGCCTTCCCAGTTAGCCATCGATAAAAATTACTCGGGTAAATTACTCTACGATGGAGTGGAGTCAGGCAGTATCGGGACCTATGCGGTAGGCACAGATAACAAAGTGGTGCTTACATTTAATAGTGAAATCGAAGGCTTGTTTAATGTAGGCGGTACTTTTAATGTGACGTCCAAACTTAGCTCCACCAAAGTCACTGGAACTACGACTCAGGAGCTGTTATTCCCGATTGCCGGGAACCTGAATAATACGATTGTTATTAAAGTCCATCCTAAGGGCGGCACCAGCATTACCAAGGACGGAATTCCACAGCCGCAAAAATACAATCCGTCCAGCATTCTCTGGACCGTTGATGTAAATACTGTGCAGGATGAAGTATATAAAGCGGTCGTTACGGACTCTCTTCTGGCAGGACTGGAGCTTGACCTAAGTTCAATTGAGGTCTATAAGCTTGCAGTGGATGTCCAAGGGAATACATCGCAACAAGGGAAGATCAGTTCGGATCAATATGATGCTTCAGGAAGTACGGCAAGCAGCTTGAACCTGAAGTTCACAAACACCATTACAGATGCGTATCGTGTGAAATTTTCGACGAAGATTACAGATACAGCGGTTAAAAGTTTCACCAATACCGCTAAGCTTACTGGTGAAGGAATCGATAAGAGTTCTTCCAAGACGGTTGATATTGTGCGCGGACTTCCGCTGAAGAAGACTGCGGGGAATTTTGATCCTGCGGATGAGACCATTCCTTGGGAGATCCAGTTCAACTATAATGAACAGACCATTACATCCGCTAATGCGGTGTTGCTGGATTATTTTAATGATTCCCAAAAATTAGTTGAAGGTTCATTAGTCGTATACAAAATTCAATTGGATCAAGACGGAAAAGAAGTAGGAAGCGGGACTCCTATCAATGAAGGACCCGATTATACTCTAACCTCGCCTTTGACCGACAAAACGGGCAAGACGGGTTTCAAACTGCAATTTAACAACGATATCAATACTGCATATAAAATTAAATATAAAACCAAAGTCAAAGATCGTGTATACGGATATACGGAAACCATCCGCAATGATGTGACCTACAACGGCGAGACCAAATGGGCTACACGTGATATTAACCAGCGCATCGTGGAGAAAAAAGTCGCTGATGTAGACTATTTGAACAAGACAGTAAAATGGACCATCGAGGTAAACAAAGATTCTAAAGTGATGAAGAATCTGGTATTGAAGGATACTTTTGATAATGGCGGGTTGAAATTAATCGAGCCAATCACAATTACCTCGACACCAGCTATAAACAGCTCAGATTATACGATTACACCTAACGGAACGGATTATGCCCAAGGCGCCGGATTCACCATCACATTCTCGAAGGCTATTGATAAGCCGTTTACGGTGACGTATTCGACCAGTTTTGACTATTACAAATTGCAGAGTGGTGCAACCAGCTTCAAGAACACCGCACAGCTCGATTGGAAGGATGCTAACGACAAGGATCACACCATTAAGGGTGATGCAACCTTTAATCCGCGGGATGAAGTCAAAAACAACGGTAAGAAGACTGGTGTATACGATGTAAATACCAAGCAGCTTACCTGGACAGTTGGGGCTAACTATAATAAACGTGTACTGGCAGCAGGGGCTACGCTAGTAGATACAATTCCTGAAGGCCAGAAAGCAACTAGCGTAACTGCAGTAGTTTACAAGATGAACTATGGAAAAGACGGGGAACATACGAAGGGGGCTGTGATAGACGCTTCCGAATACACGCTTAATGTTACCGACACGAAGCTGACAGTCAAATTCAAAGACCCGGTGGATTATGCATTCTATGTAGTCTTTAGTACAGAATTCATTGGCAGTGATGTAAATAAAGAACAGGTTAAGAATACAGCTACCTTGTACGATAAGGACAACAAGGCTGTATCAGAGCCTCTGGAAGTCACAGTAACCATTCCTAAGGGCGGACAATATGTAGCCAAAGGCTTTACCCAAGATAACAATGATCAGACTCTTCTGAACTGGAAAGTGGTCATCAACGCGAACCAGTCCGTTGTCAAAAATGTTAAACTGGTAGATAAACCTAGCGCAAATCAGGTGCTTTTGCCGGACAGCTTCCATCTCTTTGAGACAACTGTCGATCAGCAGGGGAATGCAGGAAACCAAGGTTATGAATTGAAGAAGGATGTTGATTACACCCTTACCTTCAAAACCGGCACAGACGGTAAAGAAAGCTTCGAGCTTGTCTTCCTGAACACAATCAGCAAACCATATATTCTGACTTATCAGACGGTTGTAACTGAGGCAGGAAATAATGTACAGCTGAAAAATGAAATCTCGTTTAGCGGTGACGGTGTAAGTCAGATTACAAAACCTGTTACTTCTGACAAGAGCATTCAAATTGTAGATACATCCGGTACAGGTAGTGGTGTAAAAGGCTCGCTAATAGTTACCAAAACCAATCAGGCCGGTGATGAAAAACTTAAAGGCGCTGAGTTCGCACTCTCACGGATAATTGGAACTGAACTGAAGGAGACTCAAAAACAGACTTCTGCAGAAGACGGAACCCTGACTTTTACAAATCTTAAGGCTGGTAAATATGTACTGAAAGAAACCAAAGCGCCGGTTGGCTATTCACTGGACAGCTCTGAGATTAAGGTGACGATTAATTCGTCCACGGCGGTGCAGCTAACCGTCAAGAATGATTTCTTCGGTTCACTCAAGCTGACCAAGATGGATGTGAATGATTCCTCCAAGAAGCTGGAAGGTGCAGTATTCGAATTGTTTAACTCCCAGGGTGCACTGGTAGGAACGAAAACAACCGATGCCAAGGGTGAACTGGAGTTCACCAAGCTTAAGGGCGGGGAGTATACCCTGAAAGAGAAAACAGCCCCTGCCGGTTATGTCCTGGATTCTAAAGTGATTAATGTGACCATTGATCCATCACAAGAGAAAAAAGTTACCGTGACTAACGCACTGATTCCTGCCGAAGTCTTCGGCTCACTGAAGATCACTAAGATTGCGCAGGAGGATGCGGGCAAGAAGCTGAAAGACGCAGAATTCGGATTGTATGATTCCACCAAGAAGCTTGTGACAAGCGGAAAAACAGACGCTGACGGCGTATTGGAGTTCAAATCGCTGAAGCTCGGAACGTATACCCTGAAGGAGCTTACTGCTCCGGTTGGTTATGTGCTGGATGAGACAGAGCATACCGTAACGATTGACTCCGGTGTACAAAAGATATTGGCCCCAATCACGAACAAACAGATTCCAGCCGAAGTCTTTGGTTCACTCAAGCTGACTAAGGTGGCTGAGCAGGATACCAGCAAGAAGCTGGAGGGTGCAGAGTTCGCGCTGTATGATTCCGCTAAGAAATTAGTGGCAAGTGGTAAAACAGACGCTGACGGCGTATTGGAATTCAAATCGCTGAAGCTCGGAACCTACACCCTGAAGGAGCTTACTGCCCCTGCCGGTTATGTTCTGAATGCAACAGAGCAGACTGTAACAATCAATTCCGGCGTACAGAAGGTACTTGCGCCAATTACGAACAAACTGATTCCGGTTGAAATCCTTGGTTCGCTCAAAGTAACGAAGGTTGCTGGTGAGGATACGAACAAGAAGCTTGCAGGAGCAGAGTTCGGACTGTATGATTCCGCCAAAAAATTGGTGGTCAGCGGAAAAACAGATGCAAATGGTGAACTGGTATTCACATCGCTGAAGCTGGGAAATTATATTCTGAAGGAAATTACAGCTCCGGAAGGTTATGTTCTGAGCGTAACAGAGCATCCTGTGACAATTGATTCCGGTGTGCAAAAAGTGCTGTTGCCGATTACTAACCAAAAGGTAACCACACCGCCGGCAGAATCGACACCGACACCAACGCCGGTGACACCAACAGCAACACCGAAGCCAGTTACAGAACCAACAGCAACACCAGTGCCAACATCACCGCCGGTGTATTATACACCGACACCTGTACCATCAAGCATTCCTGGAGTTATCGGTACACCAACGCCGACACCATCGGTGACGCCAGCACCAACGGCAACTCCGGCTGCATCAAGTACGCCAGGAGTAACAGCAACACCACAGGTGACGCCAGCAGTAACACCGGAGCAGCCTGGAACGGTTAGCACTCCAACGCCGCAAGCCACACAGGTGACTACGATTGAGGAAGTGCCTATCGACGGCGAGATTCCGCTGGGAGGTATCCCTAGCATCGGCGAAGAGCCGGCGCATGGTACGGTAACTATTACACCGGATGGCAAATGGACGTATACACCAGATCCAGGCTACACCGGCAAGGATAAATTCACAATTGTCGTTACGGATGAAGACGGCAATGAGGAAGAGATTACAATTGAGGTTGGTGTTGATGAAGTGCCTAAGGGCACGGTTACTGAACCAACTGACAAAGGCAACAACAGCGGACTTCCCGGCAAACTTCCACAGACCGGAGAAGAAAGTCCTCTCCCGCTGTATCTGACTGGCGGCGGATTGATTATTCTGGGATTTGTACTGTCCAGAAGATTCAATGCCCGCAAGAAAATGTAG
- a CDS encoding RNA polymerase sigma factor: MEETEWINAVLSGEHQTFGNLVTRYQGMVYSVCIKITGEAESAKDMAQEVFIKAYKALPTFRGQSSFSTWLYRIAYRTCLDWKRANDREWRHRSAADYTENDWVTSQTPEQAVLRKEASRELGENLNSLAEPYRSVVQLYYFQRHSYQEIAEQKGISVKTVESQLYRARQMMRKSGEEWR, translated from the coding sequence TTGGAAGAGACGGAGTGGATCAATGCTGTGCTAAGCGGGGAGCATCAGACCTTCGGGAATCTGGTGACCCGTTATCAAGGCATGGTATATAGCGTATGCATCAAAATTACAGGAGAAGCCGAGTCAGCCAAGGATATGGCTCAGGAAGTCTTCATCAAAGCCTATAAAGCCCTTCCCACCTTCAGAGGACAGTCTTCCTTCTCCACCTGGCTGTACCGGATTGCTTACCGCACCTGCCTGGACTGGAAACGGGCCAATGACCGGGAATGGCGGCACCGGAGTGCAGCAGATTACACAGAGAATGACTGGGTGACTTCACAGACACCTGAACAAGCAGTGCTTCGCAAGGAGGCTTCCCGTGAGCTGGGTGAGAACCTGAATAGTCTGGCGGAACCGTACCGGTCGGTTGTGCAGCTGTACTATTTTCAGCGACACTCGTATCAGGAGATCGCGGAGCAAAAAGGAATTTCGGTTAAAACGGTTGAATCGCAGCTCTATCGGGCCAGACAGATGATGCGCAAAAGCGGGGAGGAATGGCGATGA
- a CDS encoding response regulator, producing the protein MIQALLVDDERLALMKLKMMLEELTTINVIAAYTDPSEAVNAAPLLRPDVIFLDIDMPEMNGVQAAEAMQRLCPQASIVFVTAHNSYAIEAFELYALDYVLKPVQRGRLLKTIERLEERVSQAQEDSRKPAQTVMIRSFQSLRFELGGQPLPNIRWRTTKAQELFAYLFHNRNRFVSKDTLTDLLWPDFNLKKASTHLYTTIYQVRQCLKQAEIDLQISNASGGEGYTLETGSLLIDSYEWEKGILTQDAINKDNYEEHQRLFDFYSGDYLSDYDYLWAEGERQRLRTIWLHHAMTIAEFYVSSGRIPEAVTVYQRVVQLQPYFEQGHLGLMKVYDSIGERSAVEEQYHTLTALLKRELGVKPPASIKRWYEEWKHLNLRSM; encoded by the coding sequence ATGATTCAGGCCTTGCTGGTAGATGATGAACGGCTTGCTCTTATGAAGCTGAAAATGATGCTGGAAGAACTGACAACTATAAATGTAATCGCTGCTTATACGGATCCCTCCGAGGCGGTCAATGCAGCTCCGCTGCTACGCCCTGATGTGATTTTCCTCGACATTGATATGCCTGAGATGAATGGCGTCCAGGCTGCGGAGGCCATGCAAAGGCTGTGCCCGCAGGCAAGCATCGTATTTGTGACTGCCCATAACAGCTACGCCATCGAGGCGTTCGAGCTATATGCGCTCGACTATGTTCTTAAGCCCGTACAGCGGGGCCGGCTGCTGAAGACCATTGAGCGGCTGGAGGAGCGTGTCAGCCAGGCACAGGAGGATTCGCGTAAGCCTGCGCAGACGGTCATGATCCGCAGCTTCCAGTCCTTAAGATTCGAACTGGGTGGCCAGCCGCTGCCCAATATCCGCTGGCGCACCACCAAGGCACAGGAATTATTCGCTTATTTATTTCACAACCGCAACCGGTTCGTAAGCAAAGATACCTTAACCGATCTGCTGTGGCCCGATTTCAATCTTAAGAAAGCCTCCACTCATCTTTATACAACGATTTATCAGGTTCGGCAATGCCTGAAGCAGGCAGAGATTGATCTGCAGATCAGCAATGCCAGCGGGGGGGAAGGCTACACCCTGGAGACCGGAAGCCTGCTGATAGACAGCTACGAATGGGAGAAGGGTATTCTGACTCAAGATGCCATCAATAAGGACAACTATGAGGAGCATCAGCGGTTGTTCGACTTCTATTCGGGCGACTATCTGAGCGATTACGATTACCTCTGGGCTGAAGGAGAACGGCAGCGTCTGCGGACCATCTGGCTGCATCACGCAATGACTATCGCCGAATTCTATGTCAGCAGCGGCCGGATACCGGAAGCGGTAACCGTGTACCAGAGAGTGGTGCAGCTCCAGCCTTATTTTGAACAGGGGCATCTCGGGCTGATGAAGGTCTACGACAGCATTGGGGAACGTTCAGCGGTAGAGGAGCAATATCATACTCTGACGGCATTACTGAAGCGGGAGCTCGGCGTGAAGCCGCCAGCGAGTATTAAGCGCTGGTATGAGGAATGGAAGCATCTTAACCTCAGAAGTATGTGA
- a CDS encoding 2-isopropylmalate synthase has translation MRKIYVFDTTLRDGEQSPGVNLNTREKVEIAYQLEKLGIDRMEAGFPAASPGDLAAVNAVARAVKNVTVIGLSRSRESDIDAVKEALQGAQDPCIHIFLATSPIHRQHKLRMEKSQVLETAQAAIRYAKKYFPKLEFSLEDAGRTERDFMAEMVAMAIREGANVVNIPDTVGYLNPAEYGAIFKFLKDTVPDIDRVQLSAHCHNDLGMATANTLAAIQNGADQIEGTINGIGERAGNTAIEEVALALETRSEYFGAKTSLVLSEISRTSRLVSKLTGMVVPGNKAIVGANAFAHESGIHQDGMLKEKTTYEIMTPETIGLKESKLVLGKHSGRHAFRDKLSDLGYDISEEEVNAAFAKFKDLADKKKEVSDEDILALLEEKLIDTPETFSLQTIYVTYGNEATPTAKVIIHGQDPQPIVAVAEGNGSVDAIYNAIDQATGEEVTLGDYSIKAVSRGKDAQGEVHVVLSQGEVAAQGRGLSTDILEASARAYLDALNKLIEKRKTYTKREHANL, from the coding sequence ATGCGGAAAATTTATGTGTTCGACACGACGCTGCGTGACGGGGAGCAGTCGCCGGGTGTGAACCTCAATACGCGTGAGAAGGTAGAAATCGCTTATCAGCTGGAGAAGCTGGGAATTGACCGGATGGAGGCAGGTTTTCCTGCCGCTTCGCCGGGAGATCTGGCTGCGGTGAACGCAGTGGCCAGAGCGGTTAAGAATGTCACTGTAATCGGTCTGTCCCGTTCCAGAGAGAGCGATATTGATGCGGTCAAGGAAGCGCTGCAGGGGGCACAGGACCCTTGCATTCATATTTTCCTGGCAACCTCGCCGATACACCGTCAGCATAAGCTGCGCATGGAGAAGTCGCAGGTGCTGGAAACGGCTCAAGCGGCGATCCGCTATGCCAAGAAGTATTTTCCCAAGCTGGAATTCTCCCTGGAGGACGCCGGCCGTACCGAGCGTGATTTCATGGCTGAAATGGTGGCGATGGCGATCCGCGAGGGTGCGAACGTGGTGAATATTCCAGATACGGTCGGGTACCTGAATCCGGCGGAATACGGGGCCATCTTCAAGTTCCTGAAGGACACAGTACCGGATATCGACCGGGTACAGCTTAGCGCCCATTGTCATAATGATCTGGGGATGGCTACGGCCAATACCCTCGCTGCCATTCAGAATGGTGCAGACCAGATTGAGGGTACGATCAACGGAATCGGGGAACGTGCCGGCAATACAGCGATTGAAGAGGTGGCTCTGGCGCTGGAGACCCGCAGTGAGTATTTCGGTGCCAAGACCTCTCTGGTGCTGTCTGAAATCTCCCGTACCAGCCGTCTCGTCAGCAAGCTGACAGGGATGGTTGTGCCGGGCAACAAGGCGATTGTCGGTGCGAATGCCTTCGCTCATGAATCCGGGATTCATCAGGACGGTATGCTGAAGGAGAAGACGACCTACGAGATTATGACACCGGAAACGATCGGCCTTAAAGAAAGCAAGCTGGTGCTCGGCAAGCATTCGGGCCGTCACGCTTTCCGCGATAAGCTGAGTGATCTGGGCTATGACATTTCCGAGGAAGAGGTCAATGCCGCTTTTGCCAAGTTCAAGGATCTCGCAGATAAGAAAAAAGAAGTCTCGGACGAGGATATCCTTGCGCTTCTGGAAGAGAAGCTGATCGATACACCGGAGACCTTCAGCCTGCAGACGATCTATGTTACGTATGGCAATGAGGCAACTCCAACCGCCAAGGTAATCATTCACGGCCAGGACCCGCAGCCAATTGTGGCGGTTGCCGAAGGCAACGGGTCGGTAGACGCGATCTACAATGCCATTGACCAGGCTACAGGGGAAGAAGTTACACTCGGCGATTACTCGATCAAAGCCGTCAGCAGAGGTAAGGATGCTCAGGGTGAGGTACATGTCGTGCTCTCGCAAGGCGAGGTGGCTGCACAGGGCCGCGGACTTAGCACCGATATTCTGGAAGCGAGTGCCAGAGCCTACTTGGATGCACTGAACAAGCTGATTGAGAAGCGCAAGACCTACACCAAGCGTGAGCATGCCAATCTCTAA